The following coding sequences are from one Pseudonocardia sp. EC080619-01 window:
- a CDS encoding NAD kinase, translating to MREILLVLHTGRPANRKTALNVMNELARLGLRVRVLADEWAELGADPDVPEDFTPVQVPGSPECARGAEAVLVLGGDGTLLRAADLARPAGVPLLGVNLGHVGFLAEAEEDTLDEALEKLAAGDYEVEERTTLEAVVRSNGTVLGRTWALNEAVVEKNTRGRILEVVLEVDGRPVSSFGCDGVLCSTPTGSTAYAFSAGGPLIWPQVQALLVVPSNAHALFARPMVIAPDSAVAIEVSADGPSAVLDCDGRRTVSVPPGSRVELSRATEPVRMVRLAAQPFADRLVRKFDLPVRGWRGRGSNT from the coding sequence ATGAGGGAGATCCTGCTCGTCCTGCACACCGGGCGTCCGGCGAACCGCAAGACCGCGCTGAACGTCATGAACGAGCTCGCCCGGCTCGGGCTGCGGGTCCGGGTGCTCGCCGACGAGTGGGCGGAGCTGGGCGCCGATCCCGACGTGCCGGAGGACTTCACCCCGGTGCAGGTCCCGGGCAGTCCGGAGTGCGCCCGCGGTGCCGAGGCGGTGCTCGTCCTGGGCGGCGACGGCACGCTGCTGCGCGCCGCCGATCTCGCCCGCCCGGCCGGGGTGCCGCTGCTCGGCGTCAACCTCGGGCACGTCGGATTCCTCGCCGAGGCCGAGGAGGACACCCTCGACGAGGCCCTGGAGAAGCTCGCCGCCGGCGACTACGAGGTGGAGGAACGCACCACGCTGGAGGCCGTCGTCCGGTCGAACGGCACCGTCCTGGGCCGCACCTGGGCGTTGAACGAGGCCGTCGTCGAGAAGAACACCCGCGGGCGGATCCTGGAGGTCGTCCTGGAGGTCGACGGCCGGCCGGTGTCGTCGTTCGGGTGCGACGGGGTGCTCTGCTCGACGCCGACCGGGTCGACCGCCTACGCCTTCTCCGCGGGCGGGCCGCTGATCTGGCCGCAGGTGCAGGCGCTGCTCGTCGTCCCCAGCAACGCGCACGCCCTGTTCGCCCGGCCGATGGTCATCGCACCGGACAGCGCGGTGGCGATCGAGGTGTCCGCCGACGGCCCGTCGGCGGTCCTCGACTGCGACGGCCGTCGCACCGTCTCGGTGCCGCCCGGCTCCCGGGTCGAGCTCAGCCGGGCGACCGAGCCGGTCCGGATGGTGCGGCTCGCCGCGCAGCCGTTCGCCGACCGCCTGGTCCGGAAGTTCGATCTCCCCGTCCGCGGCTGGCGCGGCCGGGGATCGAACACCTGA
- a CDS encoding TlyA family RNA methyltransferase, with translation MAPTRSRLDAELVRRRLARSRGQAAELIAAGRVSVNGMPAGKAATVVDRDAPVVVRPDDDGEPEWASRGAKKLLGALDAFTGVDPAGLRCLDAGASTGGFTDVLLTRGAREVVAADVGYGQLVWRLQSDERVHVHDRTNVRALEPDAIGGPVDLTVADLSFISLRTVLPALTACTAPGGDLLPMVKPQFEVGKQRLGSGGVVRSPELRTETLREVAATAVDLGLVVLDATASPLPGPSGNVEYFLHLHRPGAGGATTAPDLEPLLTGAVAGGPA, from the coding sequence GTGGCGCCCACCCGATCCCGCCTGGACGCCGAGCTGGTCCGGCGCCGGCTCGCCCGCTCCCGCGGCCAGGCCGCGGAGCTGATCGCCGCCGGCCGCGTCTCGGTCAACGGCATGCCCGCCGGGAAGGCCGCCACCGTCGTCGACCGGGACGCGCCCGTCGTCGTCCGCCCGGACGACGACGGCGAACCCGAGTGGGCCTCACGCGGCGCGAAGAAGCTGCTCGGCGCCCTCGACGCGTTCACCGGCGTCGACCCCGCCGGTCTCCGCTGCCTCGACGCCGGCGCCTCCACCGGGGGGTTCACCGACGTGCTGCTCACCCGCGGTGCGCGCGAGGTGGTCGCCGCCGACGTCGGATACGGCCAGCTGGTGTGGCGGCTGCAGTCCGACGAGCGCGTCCACGTGCACGACCGCACCAACGTCCGCGCGCTCGAGCCGGACGCGATCGGGGGTCCGGTGGACCTGACCGTCGCCGACCTCTCCTTCATCTCGCTGCGCACCGTCCTGCCCGCACTGACCGCCTGCACCGCGCCCGGCGGTGATCTGCTGCCGATGGTCAAGCCCCAGTTCGAGGTGGGGAAGCAGCGGCTCGGGTCCGGCGGCGTCGTGCGCAGCCCGGAGCTGCGGACCGAGACGTTGCGCGAGGTCGCGGCCACGGCCGTCGACCTGGGGCTGGTCGTGCTCGACGCGACGGCCAGCCCGCTGCCGGGGCCCTCCGGCAACGTCGAGTACTTCCTGCACCTGCACCGCCCAGGCGCCGGAGGGGCCACGACCGCACCCGACCTGGAGCCGCTGCTGACCGGTGCCGTCGCGGGAGGGCCGGCATGA
- a CDS encoding HAD hydrolase-like protein — protein sequence MTDDLLSRHDVLLADLDGTLYRGPDVVPGAVEAVRSAELRGVPTVYVTNNASRSPSTVAGHLADLGFPARVADVRTSAQAGAAMLAERLPSGATVLVLGTPALADEVRERGLVPTGTGEGADAVVQGHSPDTGWRQLTEAVLAIRAGALWVATNVDLTLPTERGPLPGNGSMVQVVRNASGVEPAVAGKPGARLLCEGQGDADRPLVLGDRLDTDIEGANALGAPSLMVLTGVSGAADLLAAPPALRPTYIGADLAALTRHPDELVPGARDGWRAEIDGDALVLSGDGHGDEPVVDALRVLCAAAWEHGTHRVTASGDVAAGVLHELGLADRRADRRAD from the coding sequence GTGACCGACGACCTGCTGTCCCGGCACGACGTCCTCCTCGCCGACCTGGACGGCACCCTGTACCGGGGACCCGACGTGGTCCCCGGTGCGGTGGAGGCCGTGCGGAGCGCCGAGCTCCGCGGCGTCCCGACGGTGTACGTCACCAACAACGCCTCGCGCAGCCCGTCGACCGTCGCCGGGCACCTCGCGGACCTGGGGTTCCCGGCGCGCGTGGCGGACGTCCGCACCAGCGCCCAGGCCGGTGCCGCGATGCTGGCCGAACGCCTGCCGTCCGGGGCGACGGTGCTCGTCCTCGGTACCCCGGCGCTGGCCGACGAGGTCCGGGAACGGGGCCTCGTGCCGACCGGCACGGGGGAGGGGGCCGACGCCGTCGTCCAGGGGCACTCGCCGGACACCGGATGGCGGCAGCTGACCGAGGCCGTCCTCGCGATCCGGGCGGGAGCGCTCTGGGTCGCGACGAACGTCGACCTCACGCTCCCGACCGAGCGCGGCCCCCTGCCGGGGAACGGCTCGATGGTGCAGGTCGTGCGGAACGCCTCCGGTGTGGAACCGGCCGTCGCCGGCAAGCCGGGCGCGCGCCTGCTCTGCGAGGGGCAGGGCGACGCCGACCGGCCGCTGGTGCTCGGCGACCGGCTCGACACCGACATCGAGGGCGCGAACGCCCTCGGTGCGCCGTCGCTGATGGTCCTCACCGGCGTCAGCGGTGCCGCCGACCTGCTCGCCGCGCCTCCCGCACTGCGTCCGACCTACATCGGGGCCGATCTGGCTGCGCTCACCCGGCACCCGGACGAGCTCGTGCCCGGCGCCCGGGACGGCTGGCGGGCCGAGATCGACGGCGATGCCCTCGTGCTGTCCGGTGACGGCCACGGCGACGAGCCCGTCGTGGACGCGCTCCGGGTGCTCTGCGCCGCCGCATGGGAGCACGGCACGCACCGGGTCACCGCCTCCGGAGACGTGGCCGCGGGCGTGCTGCACGAACTGGGCCTCGCAGACCGGCGAGCGGACCGACGAGCGGACTGA
- a CDS encoding lipopolysaccharide assembly protein LapB, producing MTDVRADDGADVSRGPEPGTRDDHVADDVPPARDRAERPARGPRDERRGDDRRGDDRRGDDRRGDDRPRGRRDDRSGDRRDRPGAGRDGRQERRRVIPESAERTFVAEPDLPASITPSDLDGSVRRDLRGLQKETAESVARHLVAAGVLVDEDPERALEHARYARRRASRIAVVREAAGIVAYHAGEWNEALGEFRAARRMGGGPGHVHVMADIERALGRPERAIDLARSPEARDLGAEERIELLIVAAGARRDLGEVDAAVVGLQVPELDAARRDPWSARLFYAYADNLLAAGRESESVQWFVHAHDADIDGQTDAAARIAELTGDELPGVDDDGMTIGWEDVPVDEVVEEPGAEDAGVEDATVPAPEAVSEPAAQVGDTAEVGDTADVGDTAEADDTAEVGVAAEAEDSPEAGDAPGIGDGPGIGDNPEGGDDHAVDGTSDADEHDRPSDGTEADRP from the coding sequence ATGACCGACGTCCGGGCGGACGACGGTGCCGACGTGTCCCGCGGTCCGGAGCCCGGTACCCGTGACGACCACGTCGCCGACGACGTCCCGCCGGCGCGTGACCGGGCCGAGCGCCCGGCGCGCGGGCCGCGTGACGAGCGGCGCGGGGACGACCGGCGCGGGGACGACCGGCGCGGGGACGACCGGCGCGGGGACGACCGTCCGCGTGGCCGCCGCGACGACCGCTCGGGCGATCGCCGCGACCGGCCGGGTGCCGGCCGTGACGGCAGGCAGGAGCGCCGCCGGGTGATCCCCGAGTCGGCCGAGCGGACCTTCGTGGCCGAGCCCGACCTCCCCGCGTCGATCACGCCGTCGGACCTCGACGGCAGCGTGCGCCGGGACCTGCGCGGGCTCCAGAAGGAGACCGCGGAGTCGGTGGCGCGGCACCTGGTGGCCGCGGGCGTCCTCGTCGACGAGGACCCGGAGCGGGCGCTCGAGCACGCGCGGTACGCGCGGCGCCGGGCGTCCCGTATCGCGGTCGTCCGGGAGGCCGCCGGGATCGTCGCCTACCACGCCGGTGAGTGGAACGAGGCGCTCGGAGAGTTCCGGGCCGCCCGCCGGATGGGTGGTGGCCCCGGGCACGTCCACGTCATGGCCGACATCGAGCGGGCACTCGGCCGTCCCGAGCGGGCGATCGACCTCGCCCGGAGCCCGGAGGCGCGCGATCTCGGGGCCGAGGAGCGGATCGAGCTGCTCATCGTCGCCGCCGGAGCGCGGCGCGATCTCGGTGAGGTGGACGCTGCCGTCGTCGGACTGCAGGTGCCGGAGCTCGACGCCGCGAGGCGTGACCCGTGGAGCGCGCGGTTGTTCTACGCCTACGCCGACAACCTCCTGGCCGCCGGCCGGGAGTCGGAGTCCGTGCAGTGGTTCGTGCACGCGCACGACGCCGACATCGACGGGCAGACCGACGCGGCCGCCCGGATCGCCGAGCTCACCGGGGACGAGCTCCCCGGCGTCGACGACGACGGGATGACCATCGGCTGGGAGGACGTCCCCGTCGACGAGGTCGTCGAGGAGCCCGGTGCCGAGGATGCCGGTGTCGAGGACGCGACGGTCCCGGCGCCCGAGGCCGTCTCGGAGCCGGCGGCACAGGTCGGTGACACTGCGGAGGTCGGTGACACCGCGGACGTCGGTGACACCGCAGAGGCCGATGACACGGCGGAGGTCGGCGTCGCGGCGGAGGCCGAGGACTCCCCGGAGGCCGGCGACGCCCCCGGGATCGGCGACGGCCCCGGGATCGGCGACAACCCCGAGGGAGGCGACGACCACGCGGTCGACGGCACCTCCGATGCCGACGAGCACGACCGCCCGTCGGACGGCACCGAGGCGGACCGGCCGTGA